From Mesorhizobium sp. Pch-S:
AACCAGTTTGCGGAAAAACGGCAACACGCTACCGCGCGAGCCCATGACATTGCCGTAGCGGACAACCGAGCTCCGGAGACCCGACGCACCGGCAATGTTGTTTGCGGCGATGAAGATCTTGTCCGAGGCAAGCTTTGAAGCGCCGTAGAGATTGATCGGGTTGGCAGCCTTGTCAGTAGACAGCGCCACTATCTTCCTGACCCCTTTGTTCAGGGCAGCGCGCACGACGTTCTCTGCGCCAATGATATTCGTCTGGACGCATTCGAATGGATTGTATTCGGCGATCGGCACATGCTTGAGAGCTGCGGCGTGGACGACATACTCGATTCCTGCCATGGCCATTTCCAGTCGAGCCTGGTCTCGAACGTCACCAATAAAATAGCGCAGACAGGGATGCTCTTGATCGCTGAGCTCCTGGTTCATCTCGTATTGTTTCAACTCATCGCGCGAGAAGATGACAAGACGAGCAGGTTTGTAACGCTGCAGAACCGTACGTACAAAAGCCTTGCCGAAGGAGCCTGTCCCGCCGGTGATGAGTATCGACTTACCATCCAGATTCGGCGCGGGCTCAAGAAAATTGCGGATCATTTGGATGTTTCCAGGAAAATGTCTTTGAGATGAGAATTGAACCGAATCCGAGGGTAAACGCGGACGCTGGAGCAGAGCTTGCCAAGGAAGGCCAATTGACACCCGGCCGAACGGAGGCAGCTGGCCAAAATCGCATCGCGGTTTTGTCAGTTGTCCATGCTCGACGGCAGCCGCTATCGTCGTACCTACACTGGAGCCTTGCCTCGCATGACATTGAAATTCGACGCCCGATTTGATCCGAGCTATGGCTCGGCTGTAGAGCTTGCACCGGGCGTCCTGCGCATCACGGCGCAAAATCCCAGCCCGTTCACCTTCCACGGCACCAATTCCTACATCATCGGTCGCGATACGCTGGCGGTGATCGACCCGGGACCTGAAAACGACGCGCATTTCAACACGTTGGTCGAAGCCATTGCC
This genomic window contains:
- the pseB gene encoding UDP-N-acetylglucosamine 4,6-dehydratase (inverting) translates to MIRNFLEPAPNLDGKSILITGGTGSFGKAFVRTVLQRYKPARLVIFSRDELKQYEMNQELSDQEHPCLRYFIGDVRDQARLEMAMAGIEYVVHAAALKHVPIAEYNPFECVQTNIIGAENVVRAALNKGVRKIVALSTDKAANPINLYGASKLASDKIFIAANNIAGASGLRSSVVRYGNVMGSRGSVLPFFRKLVANKVDRIPITHPEMTRFWITLEQGINMVLSSFDLMNGGEIFVPKIPSMKVVDLANAIAPGIPHEIVGIRPGEKLHEVMVTGDDARMTVDLGDRYAILPAFRFWTKDEDVAGDLTRVPSNFNYSSDINDEWLDESGFNELVARTGI